From the Hoplias malabaricus isolate fHopMal1 chromosome 13, fHopMal1.hap1, whole genome shotgun sequence genome, the window aATCGATTAATTCctattttaaatctgttttaagTTAACAAGCTTTAGGTTCACGTTTAACTACAGTGATTAGACTTAATAACCCTGAAGTATTTCTTTAAATCTAAACAAAGATATATTAATAACCAGCTCTTTTTCTATAAAGTTGTTTCCTTGTCATCTTAAACTAGCACTATCCTTCCTTTCCCGTAGGTCTGGTTTTCTGTACCGTACATCTTGGGCACCTCCAGAATGGAGTGCAGTAAACCCCTGCCACTCTCAGTCATGACATTTCCTCTGTCATAGTCAGCAACAGTTGCGGATACTTTGGGTAAACGGGAAGATACAGAGAAACTGTCCGTATACAGACTGCTTCTACCACCATGAGGCAAGGCCACACAGGGGCGGGGCAATTGCAGCTGAGAGGTTGTAGGGGGTGGAGCCTTGTGTGGAGGGAGGCGGCTTAGAGCTGCACTCTTAGTCAGGGTTCCCTTAATGGGTGGGGCATCCAAGGCAGAAGGAGGAGACAACTCCGACCTGAAACAGATGGGACATTTtaattagagagagagggagagagagagagagagagagagagagagagagagagagagagagagagagaagaaattgGAAATGGTCTGAACCAAGGATGGAAGTGTTGTAGTAAATTAGTAAACCACCAGAGGGATTTCACACAGGTTAAAGGGTTCTGCTAGACACAACATGAAGCAAACCTTAGCTGTGGTTAACGGTCTCTGTTTAACAGTTGGAGCTTTAACATTAACATCATAGAACCAAAATCACACTTATGTTATTAagtcatatttacatttttacaatagTCCCCACATTTGATATATGCTACATATCTTCAGATATATCTTCAGGTATAtcttcagaataaaacacaaaaatatgaatgaaaaatacACCAAGTTTCTATAAATACTGTCTTTGTCAGTAGGGCTATAAAATACTTTTAGTAATAAAttgttcattcatccattcattgtctgtaagcgcttattcagttcagggtcacagtggggcgcaatgcgggaacacaccctgtagggggcgccagtcctttacagggtgacacacacattcacaactatggacacttttaagtcactgatccacctaccaacatgtgtttttggactttgagaggaaactggagcacctggaggaaacccatcccgacacatggagaacacaccaacacctcacagacaatcacccggagcgggactcgaacccacaaccaccaggcccctggggctgtgtgactgcaacactacctgctgcgccaccatgccaccctaatAAATTGTGAAATGGAATTATTTTGTGTAGTTTATCACAATTGTCAATAATTGATCCTAACATATAGTTTTCTCctgtttaatatatatgtatttagtTATATGGCTATAATAGTGAAAAAATTAGCTTCAATGTAAGGACTAtttcctttataaataaaaacagaccagCCATTTACGAAAACATCTTTGTGGACTTGCTTGACCATTTCCGAAACTGAATTCTGTGTTGATTCTACAGCATTTGGTGGACTGTGTTTGAAGTGCTCttcaataaaaataatgctgTTAAAACTGTATCATGTTAACATGTTATTAACACATTAACTTTGAAACCAGTAATTTACTGTTAATAATAATTGCCTATTTTTCTTTCTGGTTGCCAGGTAGCAACACAAGTATCAATGATTATTTCATGATAAgctgaatgtattttttaaattacttcCAACTGATGTGTGTGGTCATATGAGTGTGTATGGACTATACTTTTGTAATTCAGGGTCACATTAAAAGCCTCTGGTTTGTTGCGTTTCACATCCATTAGCTCTGTGCCTCAGCCCCTGCTAGCCATTCACTAAGAGCCAGTGTATGGTCAGAGCAGATCAGCGCTCTTTCCTCTCTCAGGTAGAGAAACTCTccacaaacactttttcacagaCTACTGTCCATAGTGCTTCCTCTGAAACCCCTTAAAGCCCAGGAAGTGCGTTTTAAGTGTACTTTAACCAAAGCGATTCCCTATGATTTAGTGACCCTCTCAGTTCTGAGGTCAGCTCAACCAAATGTACTTATTCAGAGAAGTGCCTGAGGGAGTGTGGGTCCATGGCCAACTTATCACTTACACCCAGCCATGCATCactcagtgacagtgagggcccattgtgctcctgtgtggttgTTGTTGGCCAGGAATAGAAAAGGAGAGTTCAATTACATTAGCCTTCCTGTTGCACATAAACCTGGGCATCTAAAGCTATTTGTACAGTCAGTGCACGAGCAGATAATTAGTCAACAATGAATTAAAGgggcaacatgtttttttttcctgtattttATTAAGGTACGTTCATGACATATTTTTTGGGTCATAATTAACTTTTCATCACCTTTCATCTCAAATTTGCTttatccttaaaaccttaaatattTGTCAGTATGACTGAACAGTGCCAAACTTCTAGTAACTTTTAAGTAGCCCCTGATTATTTCTGTTTGAGAGTAATTTGATGTGAAATACAGAAATGGAACCAGAGGTCTGAAGAGTTTAATGCTAACCCACATATAAAAAGGTTatgatattttgttttattataactTTAAGTTAAGTGTGTTGTCTACAAACAGTCTCTCATTTGAAAAGATACATGCGAATAAGTATATGCAGGACAAAATAGTCTGCACAAAATCTACTTAGaaaaatcttatttatttaaggaATACCCCTTTTAATAGGTGTTTACACATACACCTTTTTCATCTCAAAAACAACAAGTTGAAAACTATTCTCGTCTTCAATTACATTATTataagttaattaattaatttatttttatttaattgtaatgcatttaaaaaagtcTTCTGTGCAATATAAGACTCTTTAATTCAGTTTTCAGTGATACTGGCCCTTTAAGTCCTGGTAGATCTGTCCAGTCACCATATTTGGTGTTAATAAAAAGCCATGCTGCATGTGACCGATGTTCCTGAGTCTTGGATTTTATAAGGTGGATTTGCAATGGGACAGTGATGGTATATTAGACCCCACCCcttttttatttctcctctCTGGTGTAGCGGAATGATCTGTGGCTGTTCCCTCTCACCTACAGATTTATGACTGAAACTCCAACCCACTTCTTCCAGAATAAACCATTACACCCCATTATACCAATGTTCCACCACCACAGGCCTGATTCAGAGTCCATTTCTGTTATTACACCGCCCTCTGGTGGTCAGCTATTACCTGCTAAAACGTCTGTAGTCCTCCTGAGTGGTGCTGACCCGTGGCTCTTTGGGCAGAAGGGCTGAAGTCCGATCAAGCTGACCATAGAGCGCCTGATTACAGACAGAGGAAACAGAAACCCCATCATCTCTAGTTCCATTAAAGAAATTGCTCAGGCTGCTGAAAGCTACCTAATCCTCAGGCTAAGGAGAGCCCTCTCCATAAGATGCTTTGCattaattatcattatttaCCATTAAtgctttctctttccttctctctgacATGCTTTCCTCTATCTCCTTCCCTTGCTCTCTTCATAATCTCTTCTGCTTCTAGTTTACCCATTTAGCTCATAAATCCCTGCTCTGAGCTTTCTGCTGCACACCTTACTGTCATTTCTCTCGCCTGCATCTATCAGACAGCTCTAGCTCTGGGACCTTCTGTTGCATCTGTCAGCTTTACCCCTGTATTTACTGCAAAAACATTTAAGTCTACACTTTTAGACGGGTTTGGGGGTTTAAGCCTGTGTTTCCTACTGTCCTTGTGCGTGAAATTAATCGTTCTTGCTCTGTGCCACATTCCCTGTCTCTGTTCAAACAGATTCAGTGCAGAATGgtgcatttatatattttatatttgtattttctaGTTGAAGTGATTTTTATTACAGGGAGTGAACAATTGCTAGAAATTCCTTGCATGTGAAAATGGCTCTGGCTAATTTGTAATACTGATTCTGAACATCTAATGAAATTCCAAATCAGATATTCAGAATATCTGATTCTGAATATCTGAATTATATTCTGTGAGGTCTGCATACTGTTTAAAGTGATAGTACAGTGATGGCATCAATATTAAAACTTCATAATGATACTCTTAGTCTTTCCAGCTTTTTCTTagctttttctttcattttcagtgtctttgtgtaataacacattaataaGCCTggttattaaaggaacactagattaaaattacagtttcaaaatcattgtgaggcACCACTGACCTGCAATAAAAAgaagagcctctgtcattgctcctctgggctcagcaccacagaaactacactatgtaacttttggaggactCAGAACAGTGATGTAAAtgttaattacactctgcatcTGTAAGGGGAGCCCAGAAGCTAAAATACCAAATTTTatccagtgttcctttaaaactgcATGAGTGCAGAATCCCACATTTCTGTCACTCTTACCAGCAGGGTCCTGTAGTGCTCCACTAAAGGCTGATGTGGTGCTGACTGACCCCTGTAGCGGTCTCGCATCTCACTGACCGGTGCAGAGACAACCCTGATAGATCTGTGATCTCTGAGCTACAACCAGACATAATtagacacacaaatatataatggctgtgaaaatacaaaatacaaaagcatATTAAACACTACTTAATACAGACCCAACTATGAATTACAAACATGTTATAGTTTCTTATGTATTTACCCATGTGCCTTTTAGTTATGGGTGATGAATTACTTTAAATCAGTGGACATCTCAACAAGCTTGAATAAGACCACTACCAGcccagagagagactgagatcAGTtgtactccctctctctctctctctctcacactctctctctctctctctctctctcacacacacacacacacacacacacacacacacacacacacacacactaccttcTGAGCCAGCTCATTCAGAAAGTTTGTGTCCCAGTGTGGATGGGCTTTGGAATAGATAGGGTTTCCCAGAGGCCCATTACTGGGCTTGTAATCATGCTCTGTGTGGGAGGTGAGAGAATAATGCAGGGGTCCAGGCATCCGGCTCTCCCCctggagaagaggaggaagcAAGGCGCCCTAGAGTAAAAACAGATGATTATAAGAGAGGCaagaaatgttcttttattaTTCTGTGTCATATTTGGTTAAATGTGCATTATTACGATGGAAATCCCAGCTAGTCTTTGAGAAGGTAAAATgtttaaagatttttaaaataaatgtacgtTTTTTTCCAGCAATTGATATGAATGTAGTCCTAAGATACATCCTAGAATACT encodes:
- the zgc:193811 gene encoding uncharacterized protein zgc:193811 isoform X1, translated to MKSFYNKSPSFSQTSAAIGHVYLQPPSFHTESWKGALLPPLLQGESRMPGPLHYSLTSHTEHDYKPSNGPLGNPIYSKAHPHWDTNFLNELAQKLRDHRSIRVVSAPVSEMRDRYRGQSAPHQPLVEHYRTLLALYGQLDRTSALLPKEPRVSTTQEDYRRFSRSELSPPSALDAPPIKGTLTKSAALSRLPPHKAPPPTTSQLQLPRPCVALPHGGRSSLYTDSFSVSSRLPKVSATVADYDRGNVMTESGRGLLHSILEVPKMYGTENQTYGKGRIVLV
- the zgc:193811 gene encoding uncharacterized protein zgc:193811 isoform X2: MWELQGALLPPLLQGESRMPGPLHYSLTSHTEHDYKPSNGPLGNPIYSKAHPHWDTNFLNELAQKLRDHRSIRVVSAPVSEMRDRYRGQSAPHQPLVEHYRTLLALYGQLDRTSALLPKEPRVSTTQEDYRRFSRSELSPPSALDAPPIKGTLTKSAALSRLPPHKAPPPTTSQLQLPRPCVALPHGGRSSLYTDSFSVSSRLPKVSATVADYDRGNVMTESGRGLLHSILEVPKMYGTENQTYGKGRIVLV